DNA sequence from the Actinomycetes bacterium genome:
GCGAGGGCCAGCACCATTCCGACCAGGTCCCCGTAGACGATCTCGTCGCGGGTGAGGTCCGGGATGGCAAAGCCGAACTCCTGCGCCGAGAACAGCTGCAGGGCGACGTGGCGGAAGGCGTGGATCCACAGCAGGGGGGTGATGGCAGCGCCGAGAGCCACAGCCCGCATCCTGGGCGCCGCATACCAGGCGGCCGCGGTGGCGAAGACGACGAAGCTGAGGACCATCGCGACCAGCGCGGCGGCGGTGAGCGCCATCATTCGTCTCTCAGCCAGTCGAGCGCGTGCTGGCGATGGGTGAACCACGCGGTGGGGAACGTGGCGGGACCATCGCTGACGGGTTGGCCTGGCGGCAGGCGTCTCGGTGGACGGGCTGGCCGCCCACGCCAGCGTCAGCATCCGCACGCTCAACCGTCGCTTCAAGACGGCCACCGGCCAGACGCCCCGCGGCTACCTTCAGAGGATCCGCATCGAGGCGGCCAAGCGACTGCTCGAAACGACCACCGACCCCGTCGACCACCTCAGAGCCCAAGTCGGCTACGGCGACCCGACAGCATTCCGACGCGCGTTCACCCAGGCCACCGGTCTGGGTCCTCGAGCGTACCGACAGAAGTACGGCCCGCGACGACACCATCCG
Encoded proteins:
- a CDS encoding helix-turn-helix transcriptional regulator, with amino-acid sequence MDGLAAHASVSIRTLNRRFKTATGQTPRGYLQRIRIEAAKRLLETTTDPVDHLRAQVGYGDPTAFRRAFTQATGLGPRAYRQKYGPRRHHP